The region GTGGATAATTTTCTTACCCAGCCATTCCGTTTGTAACCCCCACTGAAGCGTATTTTCGCTTACCTTATCAGGGAACTTAATAATTCGATAACCTTTACGCGATACACCTTCTATCGTATATCCATCCTTTTCCAGTTCGCGCATATGTTTCCAGATAGCACTGCGGGAAACATTCAATTTTTCAGAAAGAAATTGTCCGGACACATATTTATCGTTGCTCGCTGATAACAGCTCAATTAATTTATTGCGGTTGGATTCCATTTTATCCATTCCTTTAAGTCTTTTTTGTTATTATTCACTTTTCCGGTTACGACTGCAAATTCAACAGCATTCAGGACATCTTTTATCCATGGACCACTGCTCCGGTCGGGAAACAGCTGTTTTACATCATTTCCATCAATAACCAATTCCTGTCTTGAATGAATCGGTAATATACTTTCCCACTTCATTATATCGTTTAATACAGCGTGTTTGTCCATCAGTAAGTTTATCAAAATAACAAATGAGGGATAGCATGCTGCTGGTAAACAATATACAAGCCAGCTGTTCATCCCACTGTGATTAAACTGATGAAGTGCCCGTATTAAATCATTGGCTGCACGCTTTTCTCTGTTGGAACATTTCCATTGGCTGCTCCAGTACTGAATGGTAATTTCCGGCTTTAGATAATGGAATAAAGCTGTAACAGCTCCAAACGATGGAACAGGTGTCAATCTGTCCGGCAGCTTATGTATCAAATGGTGATAATGTCTGAATACCGGAAGATGGTAATCCAATTGTGTTTCTTTTAAATAGTCGATGCCCCTTTGCACGTGTTTGCCTGCGAAGAATTTCTCTACTTCCTGTTTAATTCGTTCAACAGCGATAGTTTCAACTTCCTGCTTTACAAGCTTCATGTTATCTAATGTATCATCACTTATGGAAAATCCAAGCTGACTGGAAAAACGTAGTGCCCGGATAATACGGAGTGGATCCTCCTGAAACCGTTCAAAACCATTTCCTACTGTCCGGATGACTTTTTTTGCTATGTCATTTTTGCCTTGAAATAAATCAATGATTGTCCCGTCTCTGTCCATTGCCAATGCGTTGATGGTGAAATCACGACGCTGCAAATCCTCGTCAATCGACTGAATGAATGTAACTGAATCGGGGTGTCGCTGGTCTGAATATTCCCCATCTGTTCGAAAGGTCGTTACCTCGTATGACTGACGGTTGTGGCGAACAATGACAGTGCCATGCTGCAAGCCGACTGGTATGACATTATCAAATATCTCCTGTACCGATTCAGGGGATGCGGAAGTGGCTATATCAACGTCACCTATATTTCGTCCGAGAATCATATCCCGTACACAGCCACCGACAAAATATGCCTTATGATTATAGGACTCAAGACGTTCCAGTATTTCTTTAGCTTCATCAAAAAAAGTTATCTGCATTGGTCTCACCATTTCAATATTTCGTCATAAAGAGCGTTGTACTGATTAACAATGTCCTGTGAAGAAAAATTATTTCTTGCACGTTCAAGCGCATTTTTAGAGAAACGTTCCAACAGTGCATCATCGCTCAGCAGATCAATAGCATATTCAGCTGCTTTTTGTGTGTTGCCAACTTCCACTAAATAACCGGAATTGCCATGATCGATCACTTCCGGA is a window of Virgibacillus ihumii DNA encoding:
- a CDS encoding CCA tRNA nucleotidyltransferase, with the translated sequence MQITFFDEAKEILERLESYNHKAYFVGGCVRDMILGRNIGDVDIATSASPESVQEIFDNVIPVGLQHGTVIVRHNRQSYEVTTFRTDGEYSDQRHPDSVTFIQSIDEDLQRRDFTINALAMDRDGTIIDLFQGKNDIAKKVIRTVGNGFERFQEDPLRIIRALRFSSQLGFSISDDTLDNMKLVKQEVETIAVERIKQEVEKFFAGKHVQRGIDYLKETQLDYHLPVFRHYHHLIHKLPDRLTPVPSFGAVTALFHYLKPEITIQYWSSQWKCSNREKRAANDLIRALHQFNHSGMNSWLVYCLPAACYPSFVILINLLMDKHAVLNDIMKWESILPIHSRQELVIDGNDVKQLFPDRSSGPWIKDVLNAVEFAVVTGKVNNNKKDLKEWIKWNPTAIN